In Pyrus communis chromosome 8, drPyrComm1.1, whole genome shotgun sequence, one genomic interval encodes:
- the LOC137742332 gene encoding elongation factor 1-alpha-like: protein MGKEKFHINIVVIGHVDSGKSTTTGHLIYKLGGIDKRVIERFEKEAAEMNKRSFKYAWVLDKLKAERERGITIDIALWKFETTKYYCTVIDAPGHRDFIKNMITGTSQADCAILIIDSTTGGFEAGISKDGQTREHALLAFTLGVRQMICCCNKMDATTPKYSRARYDEIVKEVSSYLKKVGYNPDKIPFVPISGFEGDNMIERSTNLDWYKGPTLLEALDQIHEPKRPSDKPLRLPLQDVYKIGGIGTVPVGRVETGVIKPGMVVTFGPTGLTTEVKSVEMHHEAMQEALPGDNVGFNVKNVAVKDLKRGYVASNSKDDPAKEAANFTAQVIIMNHPGQIGQGYAPVLDCHTSHIAVKFAELVTKIDRRSGKELEKEPKFLKNGDAGFVKMIPTKPMVVETFSEYPPLGRFAVRDMRQTVAVGVIKSVEKKDPTGAKITKAAAKKK from the exons ATGGGTAAAGAGAAGTTCCACATCAACATTGTGGTCATTGGCCATGTCGACTCTGGGAAGTCGACCACCACTGGTCACTTGATCTACAAGCTTGGTGGTATTGACAAGCGTGTTATTGAGAGGTTCGAGAAGGAGGCTGCTGAGATGAACAAGAGGTCATTCAAGTATGCCTGGGTGTTGGACAAGCTTAAGGCTGAGCGTGAACGTGGTATTACCATTGACATTGCCCTGTGGAAGTTCGAGACCACCAAGTACTACTGCACTGTCATTGATGCTCCTGGACATCGTGACTTTATCAAGAACATGATTACTGGAACCTCACAGGCTGACTGTGCCATTCTCATCATTGACTCTACCACTGGAGGTTTTGAAGCCGGTATTTCCAAGGATGGTCAGACCCGTGAGCATGCTTTGCTTGCTTTCACTCTTGGTGTCAGGCAAATGATTTGCTGCTGCAACAAG ATGGATGCCACCACTCCCAAGTACTCAAGGGCAAGGTATGATGAAATTGTGAAGGAAGTTTCGTCCTATCTCAAGAAGGTTGGCTACAACCCAGACAAGATTCCCTTTGTCCCCATTTCTGGGTTCGAGGGTGACAACATGATTGAGAGGTCCACCAACCTTGACTGGTACAAGGGTCCCACCCTTCTCGAGGCTCTTGACCAGATCCACGAGCCCAAGAGGCCCTCAGACAAGCCCCTCCGGCTTCCACTTCAGGATGTGTACAAGATTGGTGGTATCGGTACCGTCCCCGTTGGACGTGTTGAGACTGGTGTCATTAAGCCTGGTATGGTGGTGACTTTTGGCCCAACTGGTCTGACTACTGAGGTCAAGTCTGTTGAGATGCACCATGAAGCTATGCAGGAGGCCCTTCCAGGTGATAATGTTGGATTCAACGTTAAGAATGTTGCTGTCAAGGATCTCAAGCGTGGGTATGTTGCTTCCAACTCCAAGGATGATCCCGCAAAGGAGGCTGCCAACTTTACCGCTCAGGTCATCATTATGAACCACCCCGGCCAGATTGGACAGGGATATGCTCCAGTTCTCGACTGTCACACCTCCCACATTGCTGTCAAGTTTGCTGAGCTCGTTACAAAGATCGACAGGCGATCTGGCAAGGAGCTTGAGAAGGAGCCCAAGTTTTTGAAGAATGGTGATGCTGGATTTGTGAAGATGATTCCCACCAAACCCATGGTTGTTGAGACCTTCTCTGAGTATCCACCGCTCGGACGTTTTGCTGTGAGGGACATGCGCCAGACTGTTGCAGTTGGTGTCATCAAGAGCGTTGAGAAGAAGGATCCAACTGGAGCTAAGATCACCAAGGCCGCAGCTAAGAAGAAGTGA
- the LOC137741934 gene encoding pentatricopeptide repeat-containing protein At2g27800, mitochondrial-like, with protein MISVRRYCFRKDVLSYSLNSITSTLRPIHYLIQTQIDPVSKIASNGYFGIYERFLLYNFYSTKPPSRSFRRRERKRSESNRSTLDEVQFQRALSQLLPRFTPEELCNVITQQDNPFVCLELFNWASQQPRFRHDVSTYHITIKKLGIAKMYQEMDDVVNQVLAISYIGSEALYNSIIYFFTEARKLTRAVNIFKHMRNSRNMECRPSIRTYNILFTAFLSRGSNSYINHMYMETSRCLFRQMVDDGIEPDIYSLNSMIKGYVLSLHLNDALRIFHQMGVVYKCTPNSFSYDYLIHGLCCQGRTNNAKQLCNEMKSKGFMPSSKSYNSLVNALALHGEVEEALKYLWEMIENRRSAEFITYKTILDEICRQGRVGEAMKLLKEFEEKDLLNGHAYRKLLYVLEDDHGDPNADAQFR; from the coding sequence ATGATTTCTGTTCGTAGATATTGCTTTAGAAAGGATGTTCTTTCATATAGTTTGAATTCCATCACTAGCACATTGAGGCCTATACACTATTTGATTCAAACCCAAATTGACCCAGTTTCCAAAATCGCTTCAAATGGATATTTTGGTATATATGAGCGGTTTTTGCTGTATAATTTTTACTCGACCAAGCCCCCATCACGATCGTTTAGAAGGAGAGAACGTAAAAGATCGGAATCCAATAGATCAACTCTTGATGAAGTCCAGTTTCAAAGGGCCTTATCCCAGTTGTTGCCTAGATTTACACCTGAAGAACTTTGCAATGTTATAACTCAGCAAGACAATCCTTTTGTGTGTTTAGAGttgttcaattgggcatcacaACAGCCACGGTTCAGACATGATGTTTCTACTTATCACATTACGATAAAGAAACTTGGCATAGCTAAAATGTATCAAGAAATGGATGATGTTGTCAACCAAGTGCTTGCTATTTCTTACATTGGTTCTGAGGCGCTTTACAATTCCATTATCTATTTTTTCACGGAAGCTCGGAAGTTGACTAGAGCTGTCAATATATTTAAACACATGAGGAATAGCAGAAACATGGAGTGTAGGCCTTCAATCAGGACGTACAATATTCTTTTTACAGCCTTTTTGAGTAGGGGATCTAATTCTTACATAAATCACATGTATATGGAGACAAGCAGGTGTCTGTTTCGGCAAATGGTGGATGATGGGATTGAGCCTGATATTTACTCTTTGAATTCTATGATTAAGGGGTACGTACTATCCCTTCATCTCAATGATGCACttagaatattccatcagaTGGGTGTGGTCTATAAATGCACACCAAACTCATTTTCCTACGATTATCTCATCCATGGGTTATGTTGTCAAGGCCGAACAAATAATGCTAAGCAGCTGTGCAATGAAATGAAGAGCAAAGGGTTTATGCCGAGTAGTAAATCGTACAACTCACTTGTGAATGCTTTGGCTCTTCATGGAGAGGTTGAGGAAGCACTGAAGTATCTGTGGGAGATGATTGAGAATCGAAGATCAGCTGAATTCATTACTTATAAGACAATACTTGATGAAATCTGCAGACAAGGAAGGGTTGGCGAGGCTATGAAGTTGTTGAAGGAATTCGAAGAGAAAGACCTTCTGAATGGGCATGCCTACAGGAAGCTTCTATATGTGCTTGAAGATGACCATGGAGATCCAAATGCTGATGCTCAATTCAGGTAG
- the LOC137741935 gene encoding histidine biosynthesis bifunctional protein hisIE, chloroplastic-like: protein MAIPHLHFLQSVRVSSPCRVSVSNRYHYGRSNFSRKSSSLVYASSTSNFDRDLHLQSKVETVLDSVKWDEKGLAVAIAQNVDTGAILMQGFANREAVATTVSSRKATFYSRSRSTLWTKGETSNNFINVQEIFLDCDRDSIIYLGKPDGPTCHTGSETCYYTPVLDLLEHRQEEEHKLALTTLYSLESTIAKRKEELEVPQGGKPSWTRRLLSDEKLLCSKIREEADELCQTLEENEDRLRAASEMADVLYHGMALLACKGVKMEEVLEILRRRFSQSGIEEKRNRKSQA, encoded by the exons ATGGCGATTCCACATTTGCATTTTCTGCAATCTGTGAGAGTTTCTTCCCCTTGCCGCGTTTCCGTTTCTAACCGGTATCACTATGGTAGAAGCAATTTCAGTAGAAAGAGCAGTTCTCTTGTTTATGCTTCCTCCACCAGCAACTTTGACAGGGACCTCCATCTGCAATCAAAG GTTGAAACAGTGTTAGACAGTGTAAAATGGGATGAGAAAGGTTTGGCGGTTGCCATAGCTCAAAATGTTGACACAGGAGCCATCTTGATGCAAGGCTTTGCTAACAGGGAAGCAGTGGCCACGACAGTTTCCTCACGGAAGGCTACATTCTACAGTCGGTCACGATCAACATTGTGGACAAAGGGAGAGACCTCCAATAATTTCATTAATGTTCAAGAAATCTTCCTTGATTGTGACCGAGACTCC ATAATATACCTTGGGAAGCCTGATGGACCTACTTGCCACACAGGCTCAGAGACGTGCTATTACACCCCAGTGCTTGATTTGTTGGAACACCGAcag GAGGAAGAACATAAATTGGCATTGACCACCTTGTACTCATTAGAATCGACAATTGCCAAGCGAAAAGAAGAATTAGAAGTTCCACAGGGTGGAAAGCCCTCGTGGACTCGGCGTCTACTATCTGATGAGAAGTTGTTGTGCTCAAAAATCAG GGAAGAGGCGGATGAGCTATGCCAAACACTAGAGGAGAACGAAGACAGGCTGCGTGCTGCCTCAGAGATGGCAGATGTACTTTATCATGGCATGGCTTTGCTGGCCTGTAAAGGCGTGAAAATGGAAGAGGTTTTGGAAATTCTTCGGCGTAGATTTTCTCAGTCGGGTATCGAGGAAAAGAGAAATCGCAAGTCACAAGCGTAG
- the LOC137741933 gene encoding elongation factor 1-alpha-like, with the protein MGKEKFHINIVVIGHVDSGKSTTTGHLIYKLGGIDKRVIERFEKEAAEMNKRSFKYAWVLDKLKAERERGITIDIALWKFETTKYYCTVIDAPGHRDFIKNMITGTSQADCAILIIDSTTGGFEAGISKDGQTREHALLAFTLGVRQMICCCNKMDATTPKYSRARYDEIVKEVSSYLKKVGYNPDKIPFVPISGFEGDNMIERSTNLDWYKGPTLLEALDQIHEPKRPSDKPLRLPLQDVYKIGGIGTVPVGRVETGVIKPGMVVTFGPTGLTTEVKSVEMHHEAMQEALPGDNVGFNVKNVAVKDLKRGYVASNSKDDPAKEAANFTAQVIIMNHPGQIGNGYAPVLDCHTSHIAVKFAEILTKIDRRSGKELEKEPKFLKNGDAGMVKMIPTKPMVVETFSEYPPLGRFAVRDMRQTVAVGVIKSVEKKEPTGAKVTKAAAKKK; encoded by the exons ATGGGTAAGGAAAAGTTTCACATCAACATTGTGGTCATTGGCCATGTCGACTCTGGGAAGTCAACCACCACTGGTCACTTGATCTACAAGCTTGGTGGAATTGACAAGCGTGTTATTGAGAGGTTCGAGAAGGAGGCTGCTGAGATGAACAAGAGATCATTCAAGTATGCCTGGGTGTTGGACAAGCTTAAGGCTGAGCGTGAACGTGGTATTACCATTGACATTGCGCTGTGGAAGTTCGAGACCACCAAGTACTACTGCACTGTCATTGATGCTCCTGGACATCGTGACTTTATCAAGAACATGATTACTGGAACCTCACAGGCTGACTGTGCCATTCTCATCATTGACTCTACCACTGGAGGTTTTGAAGCCGGTATTTCCAAGGATGGTCAGACCCGTGAGCATGCTTTGCTTGCTTTCACTCTTGGTGTCAGGCAAATGATTTGCTGCTGCAACAAG ATGGATGCCACCACTCCCAAGTACTCAAGGGCAAGGTATGATGAAATTGTGAAGGAAGTTTCGTCCTATCTCAAGAAGGTTGGCTACAACCCAGACAAGATTCCCTTTGTCCCCATTTCTGGGTTCGAGGGTGACAACATGATTGAGAGGTCCACCAACCTTGACTGGTACAAGGGTCCCACCCTTCTCGAGGCTCTTGACCAGATCCACGAGCCCAAGAGGCCCTCAGACAAGCCCCTCCGGCTTCCACTTCAGGATGTGTACAAGATTGGTGGTATCGGTACCGTCCCCGTTGGACGTGTTGAGACTGGTGTCATTAAGCCTGGTATGGTGGTGACTTTTGGCCCAACTGGTCTGACTACTGAGGTCAAGTCTGTTGAGATGCACCATGAAGCTATGCAGGAGGCCCTTCCAGGTGATAATGTTGGATTCAACGTTAAGAATGTTGCTGTCAAGGATCTCAAGCGTGGGTATGTTGCTTCCAACTCCAAGGATGATCCCGCAAAGGAGGCTGCCAACTTTACCGCTCAGGTCATCATTATGAACCACCCTGGGCAGATTGGAAATGGTTACGCTCCAGTGCTGGATTGCCACACCTCCCACATTGCTGTCAAGTTTGCTGAGATCTTGACCAAGATTGACAGGCGATCCGGTAAGGAGCTTGAGAAGGAgcccaaattcttgaagaacgGAGATGCTGGTATGGTTAAGATGATTCCCACCAAGCCCATGGTTGTCGAGACCTTCTCTGAGTACCCGCCTCTTGGACGTTTTGCTGTGAGAGACATGCGCCAGACCGTTGCTGTGGGTGTGATCAAGAGTGTGGAGAAGAAGGAGCCAACTGGTGCCAAGGTGACCAAGGCCGCAGCCAAGAAGAAGTGA
- the LOC137741937 gene encoding protein disulfide isomerase-like 5-1 produces MKAGSASLVFISVLLFLLPILTTYTEAEVITLTADTFSDKVKEKDTAWFVKFCVPWCKHCKNLGTLWEDLGKTMEGEDEIEVGEVDCSTSKPVCSKVDIHSYPTFKVFYDGEEVAKYQGPRDVDSLKNFVLEEAEKAATKAQLDSDKEL; encoded by the exons ATGAAAGCCGGCTCTGCTTCTCTAGTTTTCATCTCAgttcttctctttcttcttccaatTCTAACAACATATACCGAAGCCGAGGTTATAACCCTAACCGCTGACACCTTCTCCGACAAG GTGAAGGAGAAGGACACGGCAtggtttgtgaaattttgtgTGCCATGGTGTAAACATTG TAAGAACTTGGGTACATTGTGGGAGGACCTTGGGAAGACAATGGAAGGTGAAGACGAAATAGAGGTTGGGGAGGTTGATTGTAGTACGAGTAAACCAGTATGTTCAAAAGTTGACATTCATTCATATCCTACGTTTAAAGTATTCTATGATGGTGAAGAAGTTGCAAAATATCAAG GGCCGAGGGATGTTGACTCGCTAAAGAACTTTGTCttggaagaagctgaaaaggcAGCAACAAAGGCGCAGCTTGACAGTGATAAAGAGTTGTAG
- the LOC137741459 gene encoding vicilin-like seed storage protein At2g28490 encodes MGNKVMTFVVLMLVMCYGVSVALGYTGDQDEGWRRGTEEKEDWREEQESGGRRRPEEEEGHYPESGGEESEEGWFLLPQAKQVVKTAAGEMRVVMSARSRVVDKPMHIGFITMEPKSLFIPQYLDSNLILFLCRGEVKVGLIYKDELGERRLKTGDVYRIPAGSPFYLVNAGEGQRVHIICSIDTSESLGMGLQSFFIGGGSNPQSIIAGFDREVLANAFNVTSSELREMFTSQQQGPIVFVPESYSPSVWSKFLQLKQQDRLQEMKSMFDIQQDDHQDKSETWSWRKLLNSVFGADSNDKKRRRDDYDKGKGTGKSPDSYNLYDRKPDFRNDYGWSMQLDDSDYSPLKHSGIGVYLVNLTAGSMMAPHVNPRATEYGIVLRGSGTLQIVFPNGTQAMNANIEEGDVFWVPRYFPFCQIASRTGPLELFGFTTSARKNRPQILVGAASVLQELKGPELAAAFGVTEDRLRRFVDAQREAVILPTAQAAPPYKEERKPPKEEEEERRQQHPEEGERRGDAGRGEERREDDRKDKGRFERFDRVQEAIKSVTGFD; translated from the exons atggGAAACAAAGTGATGACGTTCGTGGTTCTGATGCTGGTGATGTGCTATGGAGTTTCAGTGGCGCTGGGGTACACTGGTGATCAGGATGAAGGTTGGAGGAGAGGGACGGAGGAGAAAGAAGATTGGAGGGAGGAGCAGGAAAGCGGTGGGAGGAGGAGGCCGGAAGAGGAGGAGGGGCATTATCCGGAATCGGGAGGGGAAGAATCGGAAGAAGGTTGGTTTTTGCTGCCACAGGCAAAGCAGGTAGTGAAAACTGCAGCAGGAGAGATGAGAGTGGTGATGAGTGCGCGCAGTAGGGTTGTTGATAAGCCCATGCATATTGGGTTTATTACAATGGAGCCTAAGTCTCTCTTTATTCCTCAGTATCTCGACTCCAATCTCATCCTCTTTCTCTGCAGAG GAGAAGTAAAGGTGGGATTGATCTACAAAGATGAATTGGGAGAGAGGAGATTGAAGACAGGGGATGTGTATAGAATTCCAGCTGGGTCTCCATTTTACTTGGTGAACGCTGGAGAGGGCCAGAGGGTTCACATCATTTGCAGCATTGACACATCTGAGAGTTTGGGAATGGGTTTGCAG TCCTTCTTCATTGGTGGAGGAAGCAACCCACAGTCTATTATTGCTGGATTTGACCGTGAAGTACTTGCAAATGCCTTCAAT GTCACATCATCAGAACTAAGAGAGATGTTCACAAGTCAACAACAAGGTCCAATCGTCTTTGTGCCCGAATCTTATTCGCCAAGTGTCTGGTCAAAATTCCTCCAGCTGAAACAGCAAGACAGACTTCAAGAAATGAAGAGTATGTTTGacatccaacaagatgatcaCCAAGACAAATCAGAAACATGGTCATGGAGGAAGCTCTTGAACTCAGTTTTTGGCGCTGATTCAAACGACAAAAAGAGGAGGCGAGATGACTACGATAAGGGCAAGGGAACAGGAAAATCACCAGACTCTTACAACCTCTACGACAGAAAGCCCGACTTCAGAAACGACTACGGATGGAGCATGCAGCTCGATGATTCTGATTACTCACCGTTGAAACACTCTGGCATCGGCGTTTACCTTGTCAACCTTACCGCTGGGTCAATGATGGCACCGCATGTGAATCCGAGAGCGACAGAATACGGCATTGTGTTGAGAGGCTCCGGAACACTACAGATTGTGTTCCCAAATGGGACACAAGCCATGAATGCTAACATAGAAGAAGGTGATGTCTTTTGGGTGCCAAGGTACTTCCCATTCTGTCAAATCGCATCGAGAACCGGCCCGCTCGAGTTGTTTGGATTCACAACCTCGGCGCGGAAGAATAGGCCTCAGATTTTGGTTGGTGCGGCGTCTGTTCTTCAGGAGCTCAAAGGACCCGAGCTTGCAGCTGCTTTCGGCGTGACTGAAGACCGGTTGAGGAGGTTTGTTGATGCTCAGCGCGAGGCAGTGATCTTGCCTACGGCACAAGCAGCACCGCCGTACAAGGAGGAGAGGAAGCCGccgaaggaggaggaggaagagaggagGCAGCAGCATCCGGAAGAGGGCGAGAGAAGGGGGGATGCGGGAAGGGgcgaggagagaagggaggatGACAGAAAGGATAAGGGAAGGTTTGAGAGGTTCGACAGGGTCCAAGAGGCGATCAAGAGTGTCACGGGTTTCGATTGA